From the Argentina anserina chromosome 3, drPotAnse1.1, whole genome shotgun sequence genome, the window ATGTATTACTTGGTTAGGAGGGTTCCGCTGCTGATTCACGAGTGTTGTGTGATGCCATTAGTAGAAGACATGGGTTGCGAGTCCCCCATGGTGAGATGCCATTACATGACTGTGtttctatttttataaattttcatcaaGGTAATTATGGTTTTACTTTACTTAATAGGATTCTAATATCTTGTTGATATCAGATATCCAAATGGATAAGGGTTTCTTGCTCCATATAGAGGTCAAAGATATCATCTAAATGAATGGAGAGAAGGATATCAACCAACCAGCCCTGAAGAATTTTTTAATATGAAGCATTTATATACTAGGAATGTGATATAGAGATGATTTGGGTTACTTAAGCTGTGTTGGGCGATTCTAAGGagcccctctttttttttttccagtgaAGACACAGTGTCGTATTGTTATAGCATGTTGTCTACTCAACAACCTTATTAGACGGGAAATGACAATGGATCCATCAGAAAATGAAttgaatgcaaatgaagaagaagatgatgaagatgatgaagatgatatgATCACTTTTATTGACTCATCAGAATAGTGGAGTAATTGGAGGAGTGAATTAGCGTCACAAATGTTCAATGAATGGGGCGGAAAGAGGAACACAAGTTTAAAAAATTTGATTGGGAGAGTTCATCATACCAAGAGAAGAAGAGTTGGAGACTTGATTGTACTTTTGCTTTTGTTGCGGAGTTGTGCTTGTTATTTGATACCCGTGGCTTTGTTCTAATGTTGTATAGGGTGTTCTTGGTATATATGTATGaaactttcttttgttttggagGACCATTTGTATTGTTGTTATGAAATGATTTGTGTTTTGGTTTATGATTTGGCCTTGTTTAAATTTCCAGTTTCCCTCTTTATTATTTATGAAATACTGTGTTTGTTCTTTTATATATCAAAATTGTAGTAATTGTCATGTTGCCTTCTTTATTATCTATGTTTGTACTTGTATTCTGTAATGTTTGTGGGGACTAGACTGGAATGAGAAACATTaggtatgtgtataattagtTCTAGGTGTTCTTTCACATCTCGTTGCTTCTTTTATGTAGGATGGATTCACAAGCAAACTCAAGACCCTCAGCTATAGAAGGAGAACACCTAAAGTGAAGAACCAACACACACTTGTatttatgttgaagatgtAGCTCTCGTTGAGGCTTTAACTGAAATTTGTATTTTTGGGAGCTGGAAAGCTGATAATGAATTCAAGTCAAGATACTTAGCAGAAATTCAGAGAATTATAAATCGTAAAGTACCAAATTGTGGATTGAAAGCAAACCCACATATTGTGTCTCGTGTTAAGACACTAAAAAAACAGACACTTGCCATCTTCGACATGATAACTAACGCAAGTGGTTTTGCATGGGACAATGAATCGAAAATAATTGTATGCTAGAAGCAAGTGTTTGATGAATGGGTTAAAGTATGTTATATATGTTTGGCAAACTTGTTTATGTATATTTAGTCCAAACTTGgttcttgtttttcttctttattccATTAAGTTGTTAGTTAGCCATATGTCTTTGTTTATTATGTTTAATTTCCTTATGTTACAAATTATAGTTTGAATTTGACATATAATTATGTTTATGCAAGTAAGTTGtattaaatttaaatgcaagttcaatcataattgatttatatatatatataatatctaCATTTATGAAAGACTTAGTTGCATAGTTACTGTTTTAAAAAAGAACATAGCTAcaaagttactgtttttaAAAGAACATAGCTGCTCAATTTAATCTTGACATCGAGTTATGTTGTATGTGCCAGGTTCACAAGGATCCAAAAAGACTCTTTTTTAAACCTTTCATTCATTATGATAGTTTGGTTGAAACTTTTGGTAGAGATCATGCCAATGGGTTGGGATAGTGAATTTGTTGATCTCGAAGGACATGGCTTGCTTGAAAACATCGTTCCCACACTTGCTACTCAAGCACCTTCTTATGCTTTTAATTCAACTAGAATTAGAAAGCGACCAAGAGACGCTTATGCTCAATGCTTGGGAGACATGGCTAGCACACTACGCTCCTTTGTGGACCTGACCAAGACACATCTGGAGACTATGAAAGAAGTACTCTTGAGTGACCATGCAACATCTACTAAAAGAGGTCAACTTGTTGAAGAGATTCAAAAAAATTGAAGGTTTATCTGATTTGGATGTGCTTGATGCTGCTGCTGCCATTATTGGTGATGATTCCAAAATTGAGCTCTTGTTCAGCTTACCTGACAATCTAAAGTCTGAATGGATCTATAATAAGCTTCTTAACCACTAGAGAAGTAGATGTTGAACAGTGATGTTGGCCttaatgctttttttttttgtctgaggtcctaatgctttttttttttctcttctagtTTAGTGGATCTACAAGCATCTTACCTGCTAGAGAAAGATGTTGAAAACTAATGTTGGCATTAATGCTTTTGTTTATAGTTTGGAAGTATGGACAGTTGCTCAACATTATGTATATTTTGATTAAAAATACTTTTGCTTAGAAGTTATTAAGTAATCTGACTTTAAACATGCAGTGATAGCATAATAACACACTATTTATTTTGATCTTGTTATTTCAGATTTCTTTAACTTGTGATGTTTACTTGGTGATATATCCTCTTTACTGATATGATATGCatagtcaatttttttttctttgagtaTATCATTATTGGGGTAAGTTGGTGCAGAATTCGTTTGCAACAGAAAGTTTAAGAGTTGTGACTAGTTTTGTCAAATATCAGGGTACTATGAGAAATTGACAGGAGTTTGTATCCTTTCCTTACCACCACCAAACACAATGTTACACAACACTGGAAACTAAAAACTGTAGATAGTATACTTTCCTGACATTTCCAAATaatggaaataaaaaaagaatagAAATTTTGATTTCCCTTATCTATGAAAAAGAGGAAGGAATCCAATCCATTTCATTTCCAATTACCAAACGTGGCATTTGAGGAAACATATGAGACTCCCAGACGTTTTGCAATTGTTGCCCCATTGCAGTACTATGCACTAGTTGTTGCTAAACAAAACAAGTCCGAGACTCAAAATACAAGTTGCAGTTTTGCAATACGTACAAATTCTATGGCATACATATAGACAGTGCAAATGTATACATGCACAAGtagataaatattttttttaattattttagtgtTTAATTGATAATTTGTTATAATTAATGTACTTGCAGTTATATTGCAAACTTGCttgaaatctttttttttccagggACACCCACATAGGTGCACACTCTACCGCTTAATGTACTGTGCATAAGATATTCTTGACTAAAAGGTGAAAAAATGTTTTCGCTATGTATGTACTCGATACATGGCTAAGTATATAGAGAAATCAATGACTAAAATTTTGGCGAGAACGAAAATATTGAGGgtaaaagaaattgaaatataTACGGAAATTTCGGGAAAATATCGATCTTGAAAATTAATTGAGAAATTTggtggaaattttgaatgaaattttgagagaTGTTTCTTTGATAAATTATCTACTATAATTCATAAGAAAATCTTGTATAACTACTATAATGAGTTGTAGTGATTTGAGGTGAAACAACCGTCGACAATTCTTAAAAATTGACTTTAAAGTTTAGCATCTAATTGGTTTGAAAAgaatatagtagataataCATTGCTGAATTTCCCCCATAAGCTCATCATTAATCTATACGTAAGTGGTAAGAAAGAATTCAAGAAGAACAAATGAAAAGAGTAGTGGTGCAACAATCTTTTACGTATTTATAGTGTAGCAAAGTTAAGGAAAAACATTTAAAATTAGCTAATAATTGACTTGTAGTTAATAAttaaaagaaggaaaaaaagtaGTATAATTAGTTGAGATtagtaaattaattttataaactACGACTAATAAGGAAAGACATATTATAACAATGCATAATAGAACAATAAATATGCTTGGTTGAGATGGCTAAGTCACTGCATGTGTAAGGAGGTGATCAGGGCTTTGAATCCCCTTATCGgcgaatttgaaattttagatggtggtggtgacaCGTGGCAACGCGTGACGATGTGAGGTAAGGGAGATGCAAAATATAGCgatatttttgtataatttcaaatatatCGAGAAATTTCATAAATATCGAACGAAAATGAGTTGGTATGTTATgtgagaaaaatgaaaatatcgcTGAAATTTCGgagatattttgatttttcggTCCTCGGAGAAACCTACTCGTTTAGTGTACATGAAAGCATAGTTACATAGTGTAATGCATGTACTACGATCAGAAGATAAGAAGAATAGTGTATAACTTCAAAGTTCACGTGTGAAAAGCACATAATCAATCAGTTCATATTATATCATCATTAGAAGTTTCCTCATAGCGAGTCAACAATAGTACTAATTAATCCCCACATAATGCCCACTTCATAGGATAAAACATAATTAAGGTCCCTCATTCACATCTCCAGTCTTCGTCAGGGCCAATTATTTCGACGGGGGCAAGTAAGAATGCAAATTAATTAGTTAGTTAGTCATCTTAATAGTAATTAACACGGATGTACATTCGTGTGGGGAGCACATCACCTGTGCCCACCTGGGTGCATCAGATTTATCTACATATACAATAGCAAGTCAACCTAGCTGCATGCGAAAGACATGAACGGTCTACCTAAACTAATGTCTCAAAGATAAATTTTTGATTTAACAAGAGCCAAAATAGTCTCTTTAGAAATCGTCTTCTATTCTACCACGATAAATCTTTATAGTTATAGACTCATAGTCCCGAGCATAATATGATCGACACCATAATTAATAATAAGATCATCTCCGacatttcatattttattgtataaaattaaatataaatatatataattaaatatatatatatatataaacaatttAACCAACTATAACCGCCATGTACAATCCATTTAGGGCCAGTTGAATGAAAGATTCATGAATAAAATTCAGATATTAAAACTCACTTGTCAAGCAATGGTGGGATATGGAGGGAGGAAGCTATTGTGGATTTCGAGAGTGCAGCCGAGCAAGatgagagaatgagagataaattattctatttttatattatattttaggATATAGAGTAAATTTTTTtagtaagaaataaaatttagagattgttttcaaaattatacatattttaaaaattctacaaagaaattttgtttatctctttttttctattttttctatTATAAAAGACGGTTTCGAGAAACTATTAGagttaaaaattaatatttttcctCTATGATAAagattatttaaattttaaaataacgGTTGAAAATGGGTTAACAGAAGTTACACTAAGGTactataattttaattggGCCGAAGAACGAGTAGAGTAGTTAGAAGATTAATCAATGTACGGTGCAATCGGATGATAAATACAATTAAAACATACTCTGAAAGTTTAAATAAAATGACGGAAATACACATACATCCTCAGCCGGACTTTACTTGTTCATGCTCTCAAAGTCTCAATGCAAGCAGTACGTACTATATATATCTACTTTGGATAGTACCCTTGCATATACGAGGGATAACTCAACGGCTTAGGGTcctccttcttttcttcttttttctcctCCTTTTTTGCctctggttttggttttggttttggtgttTCAACCGTATCTATTTCGGCGTTGATGTTCTTCTTTCTCAACTTCATGGTCAAATTAGCTGCATCGACATCGCCGATCACCTTCATGAACTCCTTGTCAAACGATACGCCCGCAATGTTCCCTATTACAcatcgatatattaatatgctaCATGAAGatcatgtataaaaataatgaattatCAGTTTGATTAATGCATATGTGTTAGAATACCTTTGGAAGCTGCAAGAATCTTCAAGGCTTTAGCCCTGATTTTTTCGTTTTTATCACCATCGCTCAATTTCAAAACTATAGTTCGTTGCACCATCTCCTAATTTCTTTTGGAGTTTCAGGTTGAAATCTTATGATGGGCTAATATTTCTGGAGAAAAAGTAATTGTGAACTAATGCATATATGTAGTGAGTTAGTGACTGCTTAATTGTACCAAAAAGGAAACCGCGCGTGCGTGTGCTACTTGTATACCAAGAAGGGACACTTCTTCTAATATATACTTGCGTACTAAGAATGACACGTTTGACCTAATTTGGGTTCAAAACTGGACAGTACTATCTTCAAGATTTTGCTTTGGACCCCATACGGCCATACGTACGTAACATACGCGATTTTCGTTTCCAATATGATTTAGCATTCTATATTACATCAATTAATGTTCCCAGTTCATCTAGTGAATTCAGATGTTTCTCATCGATctacaaaatttaaaaaatatttggtaTACATGACCTAGAGAAGGTAAAGTGTATGTGTTAGTGTGTTATTGTTAGACTTGAACTTTTAATAACAACGCCAACAATAATTATATTGCAAACACATCAGAGTATCGATATTTTAAGCATGTATAATGTTGcctcataaatatatataaatctaaTTTTACACCATGTAcggaactatatatatgtcgaTCCTAGGAGAGTTTTTGAATGATATAatatccaatatatatatatatgccaatTAGAGAACGGACGTCTGCACAACCCTTAAAAGTGCGGACATCTTTGCGTTTTCAACCGCCTGGCGCCGACAACAGTGGTTATCTTGCCGGATGAACAACAACCATCAATATAAAACTTATTCTCCATGGTGGAGTAGTAGCAACCATTTTGTAGCCGACTCGATCGAGCTTGAAGtttttgttattattgttGCCTAGACCTTTGATTCTCAATCTTCATCGCGTACGTCTTCATGAAAATGCAGTCAGCCATGCCATTGTTGTTCATCCGGCAAGAGAACCGCCACCGTCGGTGCCGGGCAGCTGAAAAAGCAGAGACATCCACACAGTCCTTAAAGTATGTGCGGATGTCCTCTTGTGATCCAAGCTACACACACGGGTTTAATTTTCGGATGATGAACAATATTGTTCGCAAAAATAACATCATACACTTGCACCCGTTGCACAAAAAAGTAGAATCCAGAAGCTGCAAATCACTGCTTCAAATTAAGAGATTTCACAATCTGTTAGCTTTTGCCCATATTGTCCTCATCTTGAATGTGATATTGCCTAATATTACCAGAAATCGAAAGAACCAAGAACAATCAGAATAACCATGAAAACCTAGAACAATCGCCTAGGCCGATGTCGAGATCGAACATATCAGAACTCGAAGAAACAATCGATCAATATTAGAACCTATTATACATGCGTAGGCGACGGGAAAGTTTTGGGACATTAATGGTCTTCTTGGCTAATTAAGGTGGGTTGAAGGAGAATTGCCAGGATATGACTGACACTGAAGCaatccaaaaactttgatCAGATATGCTAACATTTATTTGGAGGAAAAAATTCACTCCAACTATTAAGTAGTAATTTTTTATTCCTCGATAAAATacacaaatatatttatttttaatataatatcttttttagttattatataaattcatcacactttaataataatatttatcAAATACTTTAACACGATTTTTAACACAAAATTGATTATTCTCACAGCGCAattaaaattagataaaattagttattctcgcAACATATTTAAAGCTGATTTTATATTAATCATCTGGGCCAAACTCGCCCTCAATTACATTAAAAACCTATAACTACTATATGTTGGTTCATGATAGATTCATCACATTTGTTGCACAATGACTATATCGGCAGATCCAAGCTTCTTCCTCATAGCCCTAGTCAAGCACACCGCGTCAACTCCATCCCCAATCACCTCCAGATGATCTCTGTCTTCACCTTGTATTGACACTTTGGTCACACCTGTTTGATCATAAATCCATCATGTCATGTATCTAGCTAGGTTTGCACTGATCCATCGAGTATCAGAAATGAATAACATGCAATGATCGAATACTGCAATATATGCTAAATTTTAACAATAGTATCTGACATTTGCCCAACTAATAATTAAggttattttacttttaaaacTATCATATAAGTACATAAACAACATAATTTGATCTAATATGTATCAAAAATAGATCAAATTATGTAGTTTATATGATAGTTTTGAAAATAAAGTAATCTTGATTATTAATGGGTCAAATGTCATGTACCGTTCTTAAAATTTAGCCAAAAATATATCTAGCCCACAAGAGTGAGCAATGAAGAAGCTAAGTAATCAAAAACTGCATAATTTatattgatgcatgtttaCCAGGAGCAGTGGCCGCAATCTTCAAAGCCTTGGTTCTGCATTTGTCACAATGAACGTGCAACTTCACAAGTATCTTTTGCTGCACAGTTGTAGaaatattataacaataaCAAAATTCACGATCCAATCTCCAATTCGGAAATCCATTTTAAATTGTAACATTTATAAAACGAACGAATTAAAGAAGCTATGAACTCTAGATTTCACTATGGAATTGAGATAACAAGTATTTGTTAGGGCTTAATTACCGTCATCGATCTTGAGATACAGTACGAATTGGAAGTACTATTACTCTATCAGTTGGGATGGGAACTCTATGAATCTTATGCCGAATATGAAGTGGGATATTGAGCACTATATGCTGTGTGAACGTTAACAAGCCTCACTACTTATATAGGCTTGGAAACTTCATGTACAAGTTAATCGTAGTTTCCTGGGAAAGCACTTCAGAGCAAAAACCGCGGTTTCATCGACTCAAGTCACCCTCGATGTTCGAAAATAAGTCATTGAGAATACTTATTGACAATTTCTCATGTATGTACCAACATTATACGACAGACAAGCATTAAATGAAATGACATATTTTGTAAGTGAATAATGAATCATCGATAACATGTCCCCTAATTAAACTAGCATGGTGTGAAATTCTATCAGCCAATAATTACAATTTCCTTTGCGAAAGATGtaaaacaaactcaaaaacTTCTAATATCTACATCAAATTATAcctaaataaataattatgcaCCTTTAATCTAGCTACATCGATCTTATTCTTCTTATCATATTGAAATTTTAATGACCTATCTCTAATCAAGCTAGACTACGTGAAATGAGATACAagttacttaaatgtaaattactgaATAACATAGTCTACATGATAGAAACTAGGAATCGAAGCAAACTTCAAACATATGTTTCATTTTCAAGTTTCACATACTAATGCCTAATATATATTGAAGTGATGTACGTACTCGTACAAATTCATCTATAGCTAGTAGATCAAATCATTTTAGCAAAAAGAAGTCGAAGTCTTTACtacaacaactcctcaactaGTGATCGAATGCAAATTCCACAAAGTGAAACCTTAGTGATCTCGTGATGTCTACGCACAATTACCTAATCTATTGACTACAAGTTGGAATAGTCGGATGCCATTAATTGGATCTGCTAGCTACCATATCTTTGTAGCAAATTTAGTCAAGTCAATCGAATTGGCTAGTAATTAAAACTGTATGCATGGCACTATCGTAGATATAATCATGTGACAAgttggtttgtttttcctttctATTGAACGGTCCGAGAGTTAAGAAGTCTAGGACATACGTCCAAGCATATGTATAGATAtgacgtatatatatatatatatatgaccgtCGTACGGTCCGAAGTTAAGAAGTCTAGGACATACGTCCAAGCATATGTATAGATAtgacgtatatatatatgaccgtCGTTGGGATTAGAATATCTAATTATCTATGTTACGACGGGGAATTTCGGCGAACCGAGAAAGCACTCCATCATCTACAAACCATGAGCACACGACGTCATAGGGTGAAGATCAGTTGGCTAGCCTTCAACGCTCTGATGCCTATATTAGCTACAAAGATGAACGTGTAGAGTTAGGTAAGAGAAGATGTAAGAGTAGAATCTTACTTTATTGTGGAGAGGAGAGACATATATAGGCAAAAAGTGTGTAACTACTAAAATTACCGAACTACCCCTGTTGGGCTAATAATACATGTAATGGGCTTTTAGGTTAATTAGACCCGAACGTGTCGATTTAGGGCTACGGTAGCCAAGTGCAAGGCAAGTAATTACGATGTTTAGCCCTCTATGTGGCGTATCTTTAACAATATGAGTGTAGAGGGATTGATCATTACGTACTTCTTCCTTTTGCTATCTAAAAATACCACGTACTAGGTCAACTAAGTCTTACGCACCCTAATGCTTCAACATACGTATCACATAAATAGACGTACATATACGTTATATAGTCAATCGTATGCATGAATTAACTTACATTTATACATAGTGCATATGAATGTATACATGCAATAAGGACGCAGCCACTTGAACGGCTACTGCTACACGGCCTATAGCCCAAGGTAGATTTGGGCAAAAAATCTGCCTAGTATGTATCTATCAGAGTACGTATCGGGTTTTGAGAAACTTTTACTTAAAATTGTTATCATAATTGTACTATGTCT encodes:
- the LOC126788934 gene encoding heavy metal-associated isoprenylated plant protein 47-like, which codes for MTQKILVKLHVHCDKCRTKALKIAATAPGVTKVSIQGEDRDHLEVIGDGVDAVCLTRAMRKKLGSADIVIVQQM